A genomic region of Micromonospora sp. NBRC 110009 contains the following coding sequences:
- a CDS encoding DivIVA domain-containing protein yields MRAFIRGLRRNEGPRPGASTCYRSSTYVPLSAWQVRQRRFRPTRFGRRGLDPGEVQDFLDRVADELAAAYQALGDSRQETARIKDALRRWQSEQAQQRANAGRYC; encoded by the coding sequence ATGCGTGCCTTCATCCGTGGGCTGCGCCGGAACGAGGGGCCGCGGCCCGGCGCGTCGACCTGTTACCGCTCCTCGACGTACGTCCCGCTGTCGGCCTGGCAGGTGCGGCAGCGGCGGTTCCGGCCGACCCGGTTCGGCCGGCGCGGCCTCGACCCGGGCGAGGTGCAGGATTTCCTGGACCGGGTGGCCGACGAACTCGCCGCCGCCTACCAGGCCCTGGGCGACAGTCGGCAGGAGACGGCCCGGATCAAGGACGCACTGCGGAGGTGGCAGTCCGAGCAGGCGCAGCAGCGGGCCAACGCCGGGCGGTACTGCTGA
- a CDS encoding SanA/YdcF family protein, with product MRGRLAGLRRWCGTHRSLLRRLLVAGLAGVVLLVAGTVASVAWVRGGADGHLFTEADVPEAPVALVLGTKVDPDGTPSPFLTARLEIARRLLDAGKVRVILVSGDNMNVGYNEPEAMRRWLLDRGVPAGKVVMDYAGFDTYDSCARAKRIFGVDRATVVTQSFHLPRAVALCRRLGIAANGVGDDTARRYTERWRISSAREYGASVKAAVDLLSGRDPVHLGRHETGVEDALRAG from the coding sequence ATGCGGGGGCGGTTGGCGGGGCTGAGGCGCTGGTGCGGGACGCACCGATCGTTGCTGCGCAGGTTGCTCGTCGCGGGTCTCGCCGGCGTGGTGCTGCTCGTCGCCGGCACGGTGGCCAGCGTGGCGTGGGTCCGCGGCGGCGCCGACGGCCACCTCTTCACCGAGGCCGACGTGCCGGAGGCACCCGTCGCCCTGGTCCTGGGCACCAAGGTGGACCCGGACGGCACGCCGTCGCCGTTCCTCACCGCCCGGCTGGAGATCGCGCGGCGGCTCCTCGACGCCGGAAAGGTCCGCGTGATCCTGGTGTCCGGGGACAACATGAACGTCGGCTACAACGAGCCCGAGGCGATGCGGCGCTGGCTGCTCGACCGGGGCGTGCCGGCGGGGAAGGTGGTCATGGACTACGCCGGCTTCGACACGTACGACTCGTGCGCCCGGGCCAAGCGGATCTTCGGGGTGGACCGCGCGACGGTGGTCACCCAGTCCTTCCACCTGCCCCGCGCGGTGGCGCTGTGCCGGCGTCTCGGCATCGCGGCCAACGGCGTCGGCGACGACACCGCCCGGCGGTACACCGAGCGGTGGCGGATCAGCTCCGCTCGCGAGTACGGCGCCTCCGTCAAGGCGGCGGTGGATCTGCTCTCCGGCCGCGACCCGGTCCACCTCGGCCGGCACGAGACCGGCGTCGAGGACGCCCTCCGCGCCGGCTGA
- a CDS encoding class I SAM-dependent methyltransferase gives MTDRLAALYDVENAWGRDDEFFLGVAGSAPTRVLDLGCGTGRLTLALAAAGHTVTGVEPLRTSLDAARAKPGADRIAWIHGTSADLPAAAYDVALLTSHVAQEIRDDDEWARTLADLRRALADGGRLAFDSRDPSARRWERWTPAASRRRLALPDGTAVDAWTELTEVRDGLVRYRHHYQFPDGEALCSRGTLRFRTEAELRASLADAGFTVERVCGGWAGEPVGTGDDGELIVIARAAP, from the coding sequence ATGACGGACCGGCTGGCAGCGCTCTACGACGTGGAGAACGCGTGGGGGCGCGACGACGAGTTCTTCCTCGGTGTCGCCGGCAGCGCCCCGACCCGCGTCCTCGACCTGGGCTGCGGCACGGGCCGGCTCACCCTGGCGCTGGCCGCTGCCGGCCACACCGTGACCGGCGTCGAGCCCCTGCGCACGTCCCTCGACGCGGCCCGCGCCAAGCCCGGCGCCGACCGGATCGCCTGGATCCACGGCACCTCGGCCGACCTGCCCGCCGCCGCCTACGACGTGGCCCTGCTGACCAGCCACGTGGCGCAGGAGATCCGGGACGACGACGAATGGGCGCGGACCCTGGCCGACCTGCGCCGGGCACTGGCCGACGGCGGCCGGCTGGCGTTCGACTCGCGCGACCCGTCGGCCCGCCGCTGGGAACGCTGGACGCCGGCCGCGTCCCGCCGCCGCCTCGCCCTGCCCGACGGCACGGCGGTGGACGCCTGGACCGAGCTGACCGAGGTCCGCGACGGGCTGGTCCGCTACCGCCACCACTACCAGTTCCCCGACGGGGAAGCACTGTGCAGCCGGGGCACGCTGCGCTTCCGCACCGAGGCGGAGCTGCGGGCGTCCCTCGCCGACGCCGGCTTCACCGTCGAGCGGGTGTGCGGCGGCTGGGCAGGCGAGCCGGTCGGGACGGGCGACGACGGGGAGCTGATCGTCATCGCCCGCGCGGCACCCTGA
- a CDS encoding PH domain-containing protein — MAEPTYDRREQFQQIQSGLLAGEQIIAVYDAIGTGTGFVGLTDRRVIIQDRSFVGKRHAITSIPYSKITSVSVVSNKSWGGAFFSTGAIAIHVGAHTYEVEFRGAQKSHHVHNVILHHIS; from the coding sequence ATGGCTGAGCCGACGTACGACCGCAGGGAACAGTTCCAGCAGATCCAGAGTGGACTCCTGGCCGGAGAGCAGATCATCGCCGTCTACGACGCGATCGGCACGGGCACCGGATTCGTCGGCCTGACCGACCGCCGGGTGATCATCCAGGACCGCTCCTTCGTCGGTAAGCGGCACGCCATCACCAGCATCCCCTACTCGAAGATCACCAGCGTGAGCGTGGTCAGCAACAAGTCCTGGGGCGGCGCGTTCTTCTCCACCGGGGCGATCGCCATCCACGTCGGCGCGCACACCTACGAGGTCGAGTTCCGCGGCGCGCAGAAGAGCCACCACGTGCACAACGTGATCCTCCACCACATCTCCTGA
- a CDS encoding 4a-hydroxytetrahydrobiopterin dehydratase has translation MRVLFNSRQKHDYLNDALALLSGWTREGEQIRRTLSLDDTQHAALTERVAVVADALRLRPEISRRAGRTQIKVGHGDGEPLTEGEVLLAARIEDAVRAVTEP, from the coding sequence ATGCGCGTGCTGTTCAACAGCCGGCAGAAGCACGACTACCTCAACGACGCCCTCGCCCTGCTGTCCGGGTGGACCCGCGAGGGCGAGCAGATCCGACGCACCCTCAGCCTCGACGACACCCAGCACGCCGCGCTGACCGAGCGGGTCGCGGTGGTCGCCGACGCACTGCGCCTGCGCCCCGAGATCAGCCGCCGGGCCGGCCGTACGCAGATCAAGGTGGGCCACGGCGACGGCGAGCCGCTCACCGAGGGTGAGGTGCTGCTCGCCGCCCGGATCGAGGACGCCGTCCGCGCGGTCACCGAGCCCTGA